In one window of Paraflavitalea soli DNA:
- a CDS encoding T9SS type B sorting domain-containing protein, with protein sequence MRSAHAQQEMNNWFFGYNAGLNFSSGAPVATPGSLRGWEGCSAMSDRYGNLLFYTDGITVWNRSHLVMANGTNLNGDTLCTQSALITGYPGNDSLFYIFTVAKEAEAKGLQYSLVDMRLNGGLGDVVAAQKNIPLLTPVCEKVTAVKHLNTNDIWVITHKFGSDEFYVYAVNCAGLNTTPQISAAGNIANRITNTIGYLKASPDGNKLAMAGFTSVVEVFDFNAATGVVTNPRIIAGNPNNITGPYGVEFSPNSKLLYASESYNNNGSGAYYIFQYKVDTPNIADSRIAIDSGYGNTAGAMQLGPDSNIYIAYDQQPFLGAITHPDSVGRACRHIKQYVNLPAGTISGVGLPAFVAGYNRTLLGKDTIVCEGEQVVARVNLPGTTYLWQDGSTLDSLVMNAPGLYWVEIRHNNCIYRDSVRVIWRTRPVVNLGKDTALCANAFPLLLQSPFPGANYLWQDGSANSSYTINGQGLYWMEASLNGCVARDSISVTTRPVTTFNLGNDTSVCEKEQVIVSVAASFNDYSWSNGTKVNSIIIKDSGLYWCEAVNQAGCAWRDSIHVDIRPLPVFSLGNDSVLCEGAVWLLDVTQAGDQFRWQDGSSQSRYQVNKEGAYYVEVSKARCSASDTVTVTYKLKPRPDLGPDKVMCPGQVLVLEPGLHGIPYTWQNGSDQTSFTVTEPGIYSVSVTNECGTVRDEVVVTKGSCKIAIPNAFTPGKGQNNTFRVLNATGLKIFSLRVFNRWGQLLYQTSDPTRGWDGNLAGVLQPAGSYIYMVSYLDDTSGKSILHKGIITLIR encoded by the coding sequence ATGCGATCGGCACATGCACAACAGGAGATGAACAACTGGTTTTTTGGTTACAACGCAGGATTGAATTTTAGTAGCGGCGCTCCGGTAGCAACACCCGGCAGCTTACGTGGCTGGGAGGGGTGTTCTGCCATGAGCGACCGGTATGGCAACCTGCTTTTTTATACAGATGGTATTACCGTATGGAACAGAAGTCACCTGGTGATGGCTAATGGGACCAATCTTAATGGAGATACCCTCTGTACCCAATCTGCCCTGATCACCGGTTATCCAGGCAATGATTCCCTGTTCTACATTTTCACCGTTGCAAAAGAGGCCGAAGCCAAAGGATTACAGTATTCCCTGGTAGATATGAGGCTCAACGGAGGATTGGGAGATGTAGTGGCTGCACAAAAGAATATTCCCCTACTAACCCCTGTATGCGAGAAGGTGACAGCAGTAAAGCACCTCAATACCAACGATATTTGGGTCATTACCCACAAGTTTGGCAGCGATGAGTTTTATGTATACGCCGTGAACTGCGCAGGGTTGAATACCACCCCACAGATCAGTGCAGCAGGCAATATAGCCAACCGGATCACTAATACCATCGGTTACCTGAAAGCTTCACCCGATGGCAATAAACTGGCCATGGCAGGATTTACCTCAGTGGTAGAAGTGTTTGATTTCAATGCTGCTACCGGTGTAGTCACCAACCCGCGCATCATTGCCGGCAATCCCAATAATATTACCGGTCCCTACGGTGTAGAATTTTCACCCAATTCAAAGCTGTTGTACGCGAGTGAATCATATAATAACAATGGGTCTGGTGCCTATTATATTTTTCAATATAAAGTCGATACACCCAATATTGCAGATTCCAGGATTGCCATTGATTCAGGATATGGCAATACAGCTGGTGCCATGCAACTAGGGCCCGACAGCAATATATACATTGCCTACGATCAACAGCCATTCCTCGGCGCCATTACCCACCCTGATAGCGTGGGGCGGGCATGTAGGCATATAAAACAATATGTAAACCTGCCAGCCGGCACCATCAGCGGGGTAGGATTGCCTGCCTTTGTAGCAGGATACAATAGAACTTTGCTTGGAAAAGATACAATAGTATGCGAAGGGGAACAGGTAGTGGCCAGGGTCAATTTGCCTGGCACTACCTATCTTTGGCAGGATGGGTCAACCCTCGACTCCCTGGTCATGAATGCCCCCGGGCTTTATTGGGTAGAGATCAGGCACAACAATTGTATTTACAGGGATTCCGTGAGGGTTATCTGGCGAACACGTCCCGTCGTCAACCTGGGTAAAGACACCGCCCTTTGTGCCAATGCATTTCCCCTCCTGTTGCAGTCACCATTTCCCGGTGCCAATTATCTCTGGCAGGATGGTTCTGCCAACAGCTCTTATACCATCAATGGACAAGGCCTGTACTGGATGGAAGCTTCTCTCAATGGTTGTGTTGCAAGAGACTCCATCAGTGTGACCACCAGGCCCGTTACAACTTTCAACCTGGGCAACGATACCTCTGTATGTGAAAAAGAACAGGTCATAGTAAGTGTTGCAGCATCATTCAATGATTACTCATGGAGTAATGGTACCAAGGTCAACAGCATCATAATAAAAGACAGTGGACTGTATTGGTGTGAAGCAGTGAACCAGGCTGGATGCGCGTGGCGCGATAGCATACATGTTGATATCCGGCCACTACCTGTATTTTCCCTGGGCAATGATTCTGTATTATGCGAAGGCGCAGTGTGGTTATTGGATGTGACCCAGGCAGGAGATCAATTTCGTTGGCAGGATGGTTCCAGCCAATCCCGCTACCAGGTCAACAAAGAAGGCGCCTATTATGTTGAGGTCAGTAAAGCCCGTTGTAGTGCTTCCGATACCGTAACTGTTACTTATAAATTAAAGCCCAGGCCTGACCTGGGGCCTGATAAGGTGATGTGCCCCGGCCAGGTACTGGTATTGGAACCCGGTCTCCACGGGATACCGTATACATGGCAAAACGGAAGCGATCAAACTTCCTTTACCGTCACCGAACCCGGTATTTATTCCGTATCCGTGACCAACGAATGTGGCACTGTGCGGGATGAGGTAGTGGTCACCAAAGGCAGTTGTAAGATCGCTATCCCCAATGCCTTTACCCCCGGCAAAGGACAGAATAATACTTTCCGCGTGCTCAATGCCACCGGCCTTAAAATTTTTAGCCTTCGCGTATTTAACCGCTGGGGCCAGCTACTATATCAGACATCCGATCCCACACGTGGCTGGGATGGCAACCTCGCCGGCGTATTACAGCCTGCCGGTTCCTATATATATATGGTGTCCTACCTCGATGACACTTCCGGCAAAAGTATACTCCACAAAGGAATTATAACACTCATTCGATAA
- a CDS encoding polysaccharide biosynthesis protein, giving the protein MKKLFFIARSVPRWVVLLVDLAINGASFSLSYFIVKQFEFHEILRGHFFIYTAVYGMIALLIFYLMRIHTGIIRYSNIHDMMRIFMAVLLVSLIYPVVTEFFVSRRYHIRSLNIAGVLVVNFFIASSMLIMMRTLVRGFYFYVKRISNTHKENVLVYGADTEAILIKQAIESSPTNKFVIAGFIETDASRINSYIQQVRIYHIRALALLKIKKNIDKLILMNEQLTSEDKKAVIEKCLQMGIKVLTVPPSDQWVYGKLSIRQIQELRIEDLLQRAPIVINDQNICSELSGKRILITGAAGSIGAEIVRQVLSYKPHTVILCDQAESDLHEMQLEIEEKFPDINIRIFIASIRDRNRMEIPFRQYHPDIVFHAAAYKHVPMMEKNPAEAILTNVMGTKIVADLAVFFNVHKFVMISTDKAVNPSNVMGTSKRIAEMYVQSLSNIVQNKSAEDIVHIYNSWSRQFIFYAMHSKTKFITTRFGNVLGSNGSVIPRFRAQIEAGGPVTVTHPLITRFFMTIPEAVQLVLEAATMGKGSEIFVFDMGRPVKIVDLARKMIRLAGLVPEEDIKIQYTGLRPGEKLYEELLNREEKTLPTHHDKIKIARVVPCCDQAVMEIEELISISRHGDDYALVKKMKELVPEFKSNNSEFEELDHVPLKEAFLQQAEAY; this is encoded by the coding sequence ATGAAGAAGTTGTTTTTTATCGCCAGGTCAGTGCCCAGATGGGTTGTATTGCTGGTAGATCTGGCAATTAACGGGGCCTCTTTCTCCCTCTCGTATTTCATTGTAAAGCAATTTGAGTTCCATGAAATATTAAGAGGACACTTTTTTATTTACACCGCCGTGTATGGCATGATCGCATTGTTGATCTTTTACCTGATGCGCATCCACACCGGTATTATCCGCTACTCCAATATCCACGACATGATGCGGATATTTATGGCCGTACTGCTGGTGAGTTTGATCTACCCAGTGGTGACCGAGTTTTTTGTATCCCGGCGTTATCATATCCGGTCACTGAATATTGCAGGCGTACTGGTGGTCAATTTTTTTATCGCTTCTTCCATGCTCATTATGATGCGTACCCTGGTAAGGGGCTTTTATTTCTATGTAAAACGCATCTCCAACACACACAAAGAGAATGTGCTCGTGTATGGAGCCGATACCGAAGCCATTCTTATTAAACAGGCCATTGAATCTAGCCCTACCAATAAATTTGTGATAGCCGGATTTATTGAAACCGATGCCAGCCGTATCAACTCCTACATCCAGCAGGTCAGGATTTACCATATTCGTGCACTCGCTTTATTGAAGATCAAGAAAAATATTGATAAGCTGATCCTGATGAATGAACAGCTGACCAGCGAGGATAAAAAGGCCGTGATCGAGAAATGCCTCCAGATGGGCATCAAGGTACTCACCGTGCCCCCTTCCGATCAGTGGGTATATGGCAAACTAAGCATCAGGCAGATCCAGGAGCTGCGCATAGAAGACCTTTTGCAGCGGGCACCCATTGTGATCAATGACCAGAATATTTGTAGTGAGTTATCTGGTAAACGTATATTGATCACTGGTGCAGCTGGTTCCATTGGCGCTGAAATTGTACGGCAAGTGTTGTCTTATAAACCACATACCGTGATCCTTTGCGACCAGGCTGAATCCGACCTGCACGAAATGCAGCTGGAAATCGAAGAGAAATTCCCGGATATCAATATCAGGATATTCATTGCCAGCATCAGGGATCGAAACCGCATGGAGATACCCTTCAGACAGTACCATCCCGACATTGTATTCCATGCAGCAGCTTACAAGCATGTACCCATGATGGAAAAGAACCCGGCTGAGGCCATTCTCACCAATGTGATGGGCACCAAGATCGTGGCCGATCTCGCCGTATTCTTCAATGTGCACAAGTTTGTGATGATCTCCACCGACAAGGCCGTCAATCCTTCCAATGTAATGGGTACTTCCAAGCGGATCGCTGAAATGTATGTGCAATCCCTCAGCAATATTGTACAGAACAAATCCGCTGAAGACATCGTACACATCTATAACTCCTGGAGCAGGCAATTCATTTTTTATGCCATGCATTCCAAAACAAAATTTATTACCACCCGCTTTGGCAACGTACTGGGATCCAATGGTTCTGTGATCCCCCGTTTTCGCGCGCAGATCGAAGCAGGCGGCCCCGTCACAGTTACCCACCCCCTTATTACCCGATTCTTTATGACCATTCCCGAAGCCGTGCAGCTTGTATTGGAAGCAGCTACCATGGGTAAGGGATCTGAGATATTTGTATTTGATATGGGAAGGCCCGTAAAGATTGTAGACCTGGCCAGGAAGATGATTCGCCTGGCAGGCCTGGTGCCGGAAGAAGATATCAAGATACAGTATACAGGCTTACGCCCCGGCGAAAAATTATACGAAGAGTTGCTCAACAGAGAAGAAAAGACATTACCTACCCACCACGACAAAATAAAAATTGCCCGCGTAGTTCCCTGCTGCGATCAGGCCGTAATGGAAATAGAAGAGCTCATCAGCATCAGCCGGCATGGAGATGATTATGCACTGGTTAAAAAGATGAAAGAACTGGTGCCGGAATTTAAAAGCAACAATTCCGAATTTGAAGAATTGGATCATGTTCCATTAAAGGAGGCCTTTTTGCAGCAGGCAGAAGCCTATTAG
- a CDS encoding DegT/DnrJ/EryC1/StrS family aminotransferase has protein sequence MNQKIWLSSPHMGDKELDYVQEAFATNWIAPLGPHVNGFEQDLRHFLQEDVEVAALSSGTAALHLALVILGVQAGDEVICQSMTFAASANPIVYLGATPVFVDSEETTWNMCPQFLELAICDRIRLGKKPKAIIVVHLYGMPAQIDEIMRIARRYKIPVIEDAAEALGSTFEGRQVGTFGDISIFSFNGNKIITTSGGGALISANVEYVRKARFLATQALDPAPHYQHSQIGYNYRMSNICAGIGRGQMEVLPQRIFQRRSNFHFYEQAFSHIPEIQCAREPADDYYSNHWLTVVLIEAGPFTREDIRLALTADNIDCRPLWKPMHLQPVFEAAPYYGYDTCQQLFEKGLCLPSGSNLTGDELNRVVARIYETIASKRTSEDLTVNTIN, from the coding sequence ATGAATCAGAAGATATGGCTCTCATCGCCCCATATGGGTGACAAAGAACTGGACTATGTACAAGAGGCATTTGCTACCAACTGGATAGCTCCCCTGGGCCCTCATGTAAATGGATTTGAACAGGACCTCCGGCATTTTTTACAGGAAGACGTAGAAGTAGCCGCTCTAAGCTCAGGCACTGCTGCCCTGCACCTGGCCCTGGTGATATTGGGCGTACAGGCAGGCGATGAGGTGATCTGCCAGTCGATGACCTTTGCTGCTTCTGCCAATCCCATTGTTTATCTCGGTGCAACCCCCGTGTTTGTAGATAGTGAAGAGACCACCTGGAATATGTGTCCTCAATTCCTGGAATTGGCAATCTGCGACCGGATACGGCTTGGCAAAAAGCCCAAAGCCATCATCGTAGTACATCTTTATGGAATGCCAGCTCAGATAGATGAGATCATGCGGATCGCCAGGCGTTATAAGATACCCGTCATCGAAGATGCGGCCGAAGCACTAGGGTCTACGTTTGAGGGGAGACAGGTAGGCACTTTTGGTGATATCTCCATTTTCTCCTTCAATGGCAACAAGATCATTACTACTTCGGGTGGCGGCGCCCTTATATCCGCCAATGTTGAATATGTACGCAAAGCAAGGTTCCTCGCTACCCAGGCGCTCGATCCCGCCCCCCATTATCAACATTCCCAAATTGGCTACAACTACCGGATGAGTAACATCTGTGCCGGTATAGGCCGCGGCCAGATGGAAGTATTGCCACAGCGGATCTTCCAGCGCCGCAGCAATTTTCATTTTTACGAGCAGGCATTCAGCCATATCCCGGAAATACAATGCGCCCGTGAGCCTGCCGACGATTACTATTCCAATCACTGGCTCACAGTGGTGTTGATTGAGGCCGGCCCGTTTACAAGAGAAGATATCCGTTTAGCGCTTACCGCAGATAATATCGACTGCCGGCCGCTCTGGAAACCCATGCACCTGCAGCCCGTATTTGAAGCGGCACCTTACTATGGCTATGATACCTGCCAACAGCTTTTTGAAAAAGGCTTGTGCCTGCCTTCCGGTTCCAACCTCACCGGCGATGAACTCAATAGGGTAGTAGCCCGCATCTATGAAACCATTGCCTCGAAACGTACATCCGAAGATCTTACTGTGAATACCATTAACTAA
- a CDS encoding HAD family hydrolase encodes MQIRIKPNSFFVFDLDDTLFPEITFLQSGFRAIAARLAPLTGTSVYEDMWQRYTNGENVFQWLIHQYHEALPGMTMDDLLKEYRDHMPDIKLRREAAELLDQLLMLDIPAGLITDGRSITQRNKLKALQLDNYFSDVIISEEFGSAKPDEKNFRYFQDKYPGRKFYYFGDNTAKDFEAPARLGWITCCIKDNGTHIHAQSFTGQPYPSNLIASFDEIQLL; translated from the coding sequence ATGCAAATAAGAATTAAACCCAACAGTTTTTTTGTATTTGACCTGGATGATACCCTGTTTCCCGAGATCACATTTCTACAATCCGGATTCAGGGCCATTGCTGCCAGGCTGGCTCCCCTGACCGGCACCTCTGTTTACGAAGACATGTGGCAACGGTACACAAACGGGGAAAACGTATTTCAGTGGCTCATCCATCAGTACCACGAAGCCTTGCCCGGGATGACAATGGACGATTTGTTGAAAGAATACCGGGATCATATGCCGGATATCAAGCTCAGGAGAGAGGCCGCCGAATTATTAGATCAATTATTGATGCTTGATATTCCTGCCGGCCTGATAACTGATGGCAGAAGTATTACCCAGCGAAACAAATTAAAAGCATTGCAGCTTGACAACTACTTCAGCGATGTGATCATTTCCGAAGAGTTTGGATCTGCTAAGCCCGATGAAAAGAATTTCCGGTACTTCCAGGACAAATACCCAGGTCGTAAATTTTATTATTTCGGTGACAATACTGCCAAAGATTTTGAGGCTCCCGCCAGGCTGGGCTGGATTACCTGCTGCATCAAAGACAATGGAACCCACATCCATGCCCAATCATTTACCGGGCAACCATATCCTTCCAACCTGATTGCTTCATTTGACGAAATACAGCTTTTATGA
- a CDS encoding ATP-grasp domain-containing protein: MNILITSAGQRVSLVKAFKKELQKLYPGNKVFATDMCPELSAACQVADACFRVQKVTDPEYIDELLTLCYHQDIKMVVPTIDTELMVLARHKALFSKEGIHIIISEPAFIEQCRDKRKINLFFQQRDIAVPAAIDKHQPTFPLFIKPYNGSLSADTYIIHTEADLREHHLNDDRLLFMEYLGKQDHDEYTVDMYYDRGGYVKCIVPRKRILVRAGEINKGITSKNGMLTYLREKLAYIKGATGCLTAQFFLHKTTGKVTAIEINARFGGGYPLSYHAGANYPLWLIKEYFKGQEITYTDDWEDQLLMLRYDDEVIIHANKN; encoded by the coding sequence ATGAACATTCTGATTACATCTGCAGGCCAAAGAGTTTCCCTTGTCAAGGCTTTCAAAAAAGAGTTACAGAAATTGTATCCGGGCAATAAAGTATTCGCTACCGATATGTGCCCGGAATTAAGTGCGGCATGCCAGGTGGCCGATGCCTGCTTCCGTGTACAGAAAGTGACCGATCCGGAATACATCGACGAATTGCTCACCCTATGCTACCACCAGGATATTAAAATGGTCGTACCCACCATAGATACCGAATTGATGGTGTTGGCCCGGCACAAAGCCTTATTCAGCAAAGAAGGCATCCACATCATTATTTCTGAACCTGCTTTTATTGAGCAATGCCGTGATAAAAGAAAGATCAATCTTTTCTTTCAGCAAAGAGACATAGCAGTTCCGGCTGCCATTGACAAACACCAGCCAACATTTCCCTTGTTCATCAAACCCTACAATGGTAGCCTTAGCGCAGATACCTACATTATTCATACCGAAGCTGATCTGCGTGAACACCACCTCAACGACGACCGCCTCCTTTTCATGGAGTACCTGGGTAAACAGGACCATGATGAATACACCGTTGATATGTATTACGACAGAGGAGGCTATGTAAAATGCATCGTGCCGCGCAAAAGGATACTGGTGCGTGCTGGTGAGATCAACAAAGGCATCACCAGTAAGAATGGTATGCTTACTTACCTGCGGGAAAAACTCGCCTATATAAAAGGAGCTACAGGCTGCCTCACGGCACAATTTTTCCTGCACAAGACTACCGGCAAGGTGACCGCTATCGAGATCAACGCACGCTTTGGCGGTGGTTATCCCCTCAGTTACCACGCCGGCGCCAATTATCCTTTGTGGCTTATCAAAGAATATTTTAAGGGGCAGGAGATCACCTATACAGACGATTGGGAAGACCAGCTGTTAATGCTCCGTTACGACGATGAAGTAATTATCCATGCAAATAAGAATTAA
- a CDS encoding sugar transferase: protein MSLYHHHIKRPVDCIVSMLGFLLFTPLFLLITVLLWASNKGSPFFFQQRPGKNGRVFWLVKFRTMNNRKNASGQLLPDEVRLTSLGKFIRKTSLDELPQLINVIKGDMSLIGPRPLLVEYLPLYTTQQNRRHEVRPGITGWAQVNGRNDISWEQKFELDVWYVDHISWQLDSRIIVLTLKKVFKTEGISQQGHATMPAFKGVKNT from the coding sequence ATGTCACTGTATCATCATCACATTAAACGCCCCGTCGATTGCATCGTGAGCATGCTCGGGTTCCTGCTGTTTACACCCTTATTCCTGCTCATTACCGTCTTGCTGTGGGCATCGAATAAGGGATCGCCTTTCTTCTTTCAGCAACGCCCCGGAAAAAATGGGCGCGTTTTCTGGTTAGTGAAATTCAGGACTATGAACAACCGCAAAAACGCATCCGGCCAGTTGTTGCCCGATGAAGTGCGGCTGACCTCCCTGGGGAAGTTCATTCGTAAAACCTCCCTGGATGAGCTGCCACAACTGATCAATGTAATAAAAGGCGATATGAGCCTCATTGGCCCACGCCCATTGCTGGTGGAATACCTGCCATTGTATACCACCCAACAAAACAGGAGGCATGAAGTAAGACCGGGCATTACCGGCTGGGCCCAGGTAAATGGGCGCAATGACATTAGTTGGGAACAGAAGTTTGAGCTGGATGTATGGTATGTAGACCATATCAGCTGGCAACTGGATAGCAGGATCATAGTCCTTACCCTGAAAAAAGTATTTAAAACAGAGGGCATCAGTCAGCAGGGACATGCTACCATGCCCGCTTTTAAAGGAGTTAAAAATACATGA